In Miscanthus floridulus cultivar M001 chromosome 19, ASM1932011v1, whole genome shotgun sequence, the DNA window aacggaaaacggcggaccaccgtgtagcgtttacacggtgtttaaatgggctaaatgaccatttaggcgaacagtgcctccaggtacctggaggatttacactttgaacagaactttgcatgctcgtgttctttcctaaataggacgtaccccttcggacaagcatgtatctgctcatacgacatcttaagtgcacgaaggagtttctgtgactcgtacatgctctttggcagaatgtggccctccgaaagcagggtgccaatcacggccaacagcttatcgaagccaggtcgacttaagtttaactcggacttcaaccccattaagcgtccaatggcatccagttgagacaccattgaccaatcatgaaggggtttctgtgctgagtccatcatgtcatagaatGTCTGTGTGGctacctccatctcctccttctcacgtccctcatcgaactgtccttggtgaaagtcatctaacatgtttgctaccccggcatcagcatcaaaagcctccacccgtggtctcaccacctcctctctcatacgatgggcttcaccatggtggacccatcgAGTGTAGtctggcgtaaatccattcttcacaagatgtttacctatttccaccttgtttacccttctcatgtttccacatttgctgtagggacacaaaactaggcaatatTCTTTAGGAGCCTTGTCAAATGCACTATTCAAGAAAgtatcggtcttgttcatccattccgtggtgcaatcactctgacttctccaacCTGTGTACATCCAccgacggtcatccatcctctaacatatgtatcagcgagtaatgtaaccatcaattgcatctatatggtgttcctactgtctaataggtgaggataggtcctaatcccacccacggatgcgtagatgaggttagtttccatgctctactcctatctgagatagaatttcggcagcacctccccgctgttctccagatacatgtcctgccaaagaagagtgcgtatccagagaacaacagggaggtgatgccgaaactctgtctcggaccggagcagaccatggaaactaacccatctacacaTCAGcaggctgtccaaaaaatatggacaatccgaaatagatatggtcatagatatgcaaagatctacatacctccaaccgtttctctttcaaacgggagacgcctaactgggttacgcgatctacgatcATGATACTGAAAGAGggattatacctagggtggcggtggagtcaggctagcgggtcCATGgcaggtcggtgcagtggcgaggcgatgtggtgcaggcagaccggcacggcgacaggaactccgactcggctccgacgggctcttctctgcaaaaatggaacaaaatactgtcatttaaaaaaatcggcagaacctcccctgcacggtgaggtttccaaaacttgcaaaaaacaacggcatgatggccgacaagcacatatgtctcaagagaagccatgtagtttggatatcaatccatgcagaagaatatatccaagtagtaccactacttctactactacttccactattgctactactactaccactagttctactactactactaccactattgctactactactaccactagttctactactactaccactactactactactaccactagttctactactactaccactagttctactactactactactaccactagcactactactacaactaatactactacaactatcactaccatgacaacaacaagagagggCATACCTGATGGGCGccaggggtaggggcgggcggcgtcggggtcgctGGAGTCGGGAACGGGGTCGGGCACGGACGGCGTCGAGGCGGGCGGTCCATGGGgtgcggccgggggcagggccagctcctactcctcctcctccttctcctcctccccctcccctcctccccctcctcctcctcctcccctcctctacCCGCCGGCGTTGGCGGGCCAGCGTGGGCGAGCTGGCCACGCTCGGCCACACGCGGGCGTGGGGGCGGGGGctggcgggggcgggggcaggcGCCGGCACGCGGCACGGGGAGGGGCTGCGGCGGGCGGCGCGCAGTGTGGGGAAGGGGGGCGGGCTGCGGCGCGCGGTTCGTGGCGCGGGAAAGGGGGGCGGGCTACGGCGCGCGGCGTGGGGAAGGGTGGTGGGCTGCGGCTGCGGTGGGCGGCGAGCGGTGCGGGGGCGGCTGTGGGCGCGGCACATGGGGAGGGGAAGGCGGCGCGCGACACGGGGAAGAGCGGCGGGGGCGCGCCGGCGGGTGAGTGGGCGGGGCACGACGGCGCGTGTGTGTGGGAGGAAGGGAGGTAATGGTTCGGTGGTTAAGTGTGgatgggccctttgccgagtgcctcgatcaggcactcggcaaaggaggccggtttgccgagtgccagatcggggcactcggcaaaggtttttttttaaatctaaatCCTAAACCGCATTAcatcttttttttaaataaaaaataccactccgcccggcactcggcaaagtggtattttttattttaaaaaaagatGCAGTGAGGTTTAGGGTTTAGATTAAAAaaacacctttgccgagtgcctcgatctggcactcggcaaaccggcAACcctagtcctttgccgagtgtcagggtctggcactcgacaaagaagttttttgccgagtgcctaaacgctggcactcggcaaacctggacgGCAGGCGGCGGCCGTTACCTGACGCCGTTTTTTGCCGAATgccagagtttgccgagtgcctgacactcgacaaaaagagcctttgccgagtgtctggctttgccgagtgcctgacactcggcaaagccttctttgccgagtgtatatcgttgccgagtgcggcactccgtaaaatagctctttgccgagtgccggacttttagcactcggcaagaaagttgcacttggcaaaggcccTGTTTTACCATAGTGAGACGGTACTGTTACCGCAGCACGCGGCCCGTCCCGCTATGGTCCCAAACACACCCTTAATTAATAAATCGCTCGCCATCATCACAGATGAATAATCCTTCTCTTGAAGCAGCTAGCAGAGAGATCTGCAGCCCTGCAGAACGCTCATGGAGATACAGGACGGAATCTGAATGTTTTGAAAGAACAAGATCTACCTAGAACAAACTAGAATGGGCTCAAAATTAAAGCTGCATGCGCATGATGAGATAATAAGAAGGTGGATCCTCGATCAGCTCGAGGAATGTACACCGTCCTTCTTCTAGATCGCAAGCTCTCTAGCTAGATAGCTCTCGATCAAGAGAAGACCGAAACACCACGAACATGCATTATTATTCATAATAGCTTGCGTTCTTTTGTTAAATCGGTCGATCGAGCTTGCATGCATGCACTGAGGGGATTAACTAGCAAGCGAACGATATCTATCTAGATTAAGACGCAAGCACGCCGCCGTCGGCGATCGACCGGCGGGATCGGAGCCCTAGCTGCTCctactcctccttctccttctccttgtcCTCATCGTCCTGCTGCTGCTCCGGTGGCGGTTCGTTCAGATCCAAGGGCATGACGACCTGCTGCGCCGGCCCGTCCTGGTGCTGCCTGGAGAGCCAGTAGCAGCCGAGCCTGCCGTTGTGGCTGGCGCGGTGGCCGCCGAGCGCCTGGCGGGTCTCGAACTGGGCCCCGCAGCTCTCGCACACGTAGCGCAGCTGCCTCCCGTCGGCGGTCACGGCGACCAccggcggctcggccagcggcgccATGCCGCGCCAGGCGCGCTCCGGGTGGCTGCGCTGGTGCCCGTGCACGGCCTTGCGGCAGTCGAAGCGGCGGTCACACACGGGGCAGGGGTGAGGCCCGTCCCCGGACTCATTCCTGCTGCGGTTACGGGACGCCGCCTTCTTCTTGCGCTGCTGCGCTGCCGCCGGGACGGCGTCCGCCTCGTGCGACGACATGGGGCGCCACGGACGGTTCGGGTcctcgccgccaccgccgggGGGCGCGCCCATGCCGCCGGCGAGGTACTGCCCGTACGCCATGCCCAAGAAGAACACCTGAGCTTCGTTCATAGCACTCCTGCCCACAAGCTAAGCTCCGCCTATGTCAGCCGTTGCGCGTGCAACGGGAGACACAGAGCGTGCAGTGACTGCTCGGTACCCGGGGAAGGTGCACTTCTTCCTGGGTTGTGAGGGGCACTAGTACTGTGGGCAGGTGAGCCCTATATATAGGCCTCTTTGTGCCGTGGATCAGTGGTGCGTCCTTTCGTCCCACCttccttttttatatttttatctttTATATCTCTTGTTTTTTTCTATATCTTTTTCTTTACCAAGTGTTTTGATAACTTTGTAGATGAGCCACTAGCTTCTGTGACACCTTATTAGTAGATTTATTTGCATTTATAGTTACCCTAAGTAATGGTTATATGATCCTTATATATATGATTGCCGCCAACACTTTTTTATACAAGTATTTTTGTACTAGTAAAAACCGTACCAGAACACCTTGCCGACCAAAGTCCTCGAAGCGGCGTGGTGCCCACAGATACCAGCGTGGATGTCATAGAGCAGAGCCTTCCCCTCGCTAGCAGGGACACACATGAGGGGCACCCCTAGGTGCTCTGTCTGTACAGTTGTCCCTCAATGATCTTATAGCTTTTTGCCCGGCAAACTAGGCGTCGACCTCGGTGGGATCCTCCGAAAGGATCCCACGGTTGAGGTAGTCGAGGAAGGGGGTGATCCAGCTGTATTCGCCGTCTGCTCCCCTATCCTATGGGTCAGACGAGCCATACGCGCGGGCATTCCCTCCTTGGGACCACCAGCCGCTCGGTCGGCCATCTCATCCGCGGGGTCAGCCGGCGTCTGGCTAGGTTCAGCTCCCTCCTCGAGTCAGGTCGAGGGGTCGCCAGGAGCACCTAGGGAGGCGTTAGAACAACAGCGGCTTCTTGTGGTGACCATCAATACCTCGGCCTCCAGGCTTGGTTGACCATTCACTTGGTTGGCATGGCCTTCGGTGGCCCGTTTGCCATTTGGTCGACCAGGCTATTCACGACGCTAGTCGGCACATGGTCGGGCTCGGCCTTTCCCTCGAGTCAGATCGAGGGGTTGTCGAGGACGTCCAGAATGACGCCAGGCAGAGGTCTACCTTGGGTGGATGAGGACTTTGCAAGGGCGTCTGCTTCCTCTTTGTCGCGTCGAAGGATGTGACGGAGTTTGATTCTATCAAATTTTCCTTCCAGCTTATGGATCTCCCTATAGTAAGCCTCCATCTTCTCATCCTAGCAGGATGAATCCTTCATTACTACCTGTTGATCATCGGCTCAGAATCCCCCTAGACATAGAGCTAAGGCAGCGTGCCCCAAGGGCGATCGCTGCACATATTCCATGGAGGAGCGCTTCATACTCGGTGACATTGTTAGTAGCTCAAAAGTGAAGTTGAAGGGCATACCATAGCTTGTAGCCGCTCAGGGATATGAGCAATACCCCAATCCCTGCCCTTCCAAGCTTCAGGGAGTTGTCGAAGTACATGATCCAATATTCCTGCTTGATTGGGATGGGCAGGGTCTGCTCCTCTGTCCATTCCACTAGGAAGTCGGTGAGGACCTAGGACTTGATGACGGTGCAAAGGAAATAGGAGATGTTAAGGACCATAAGCTCTAATCCCCACTTGGCGATGCTCCCAGAGGAATCACGGTTGCTGATGACATCTCCCAGGGCGATAGAGGACACCACCATGATGGGGCGACGGTAGAAATAGAGGCGCAACTTGAGCTTGCTGATGAGCACAACGTAGAGCAACTTTTGTACTTGCGAATAGGGGTCTTGGAGTCAGAaagaacctcactaatgaagtatacATCTATTTGGACCTTGAGGGCATGGCCTTCCTCCTCGCGCTGGGCCACCAGGGTCATGCTTATGGTGCACGCACTAGCCGCGACATACAAAAGCAGCGTCTCCCCTATAGTTGGGGAGACCAATATCGGCGGGGTGGTTAGGAAGCTCTTTAGCTGGTCGAGGGCATGCTAAGCTTCTTCCTTCCACTCAAATTGCTAGGACTTCTTCAAGAGGTTGTAGAGCAGCATCCCATATTCGCTGAGGCACGAGATGAAATGACTAAGTACCATCAGGCACCCTATGAGCCTTTGAGCTCCCTTTAGGTTGCTGACTGGCTCCATGTTCATAATGATAGAGATTTTGTTGGGTTTGGCTTTGATGCCTCTCTTGGACACGTTGAATCTGAGTAGTTTCTCGGATGGGACCCAAAGACGCACTTCTTGAGGTTGAGCTTGATCTTGTTGGCTCGGAGGTTTGAGATGGTCGTCTCTTTGAGGTTGGCCATGAGTTGCCTGGCTTTCCTGGTTTTCACCTTGATGTCATCGACATACACCTCCAAATTTCGCCAAACCTACTTTTCGAAGCATCTCTGCTTGCATCATTGGAAGGTTACCTTGGCATTcctcagaccgaatggcatcacTACATAGAAGAAGGAGTCGAAAGGGGTGATGAAGGACATCACAGGGTGGTCAGACGGATTCATCATGATCTAGTGGTACCCTGAGTATGCGTCTAGAAAGCATATAGTGTTTCACACCTGGCCGTTGAGTTAGctacttggtctatgtgtggcaaggGGAAGGGATCTTTCTAACACACCTTATTAAGGCTCGTGTAGTTGACATACATCTTCCACTTCCCATTCTTCTTGTTGACCTAGACAGGATTGACCAGTCATTTTGGGTGCTTCACCTCTTGGATGAAACCCACTGCCAAAAGCCTGATGAGCTTGTCCCCGATCGCCTTCCACCTCTCTTCATTGAAACGACTGAGATGCTGCTGTAGGGGCTTCACCTTCAGCTTGATGTTGAGGCAATGTTTGGTGACATCACGTGGTATACCGGGCATGTTAGAAGGCTTCCACGCATAAACATCGGCGGTCTTGCGTAGGAATTCTGTGAGGGACGCCTCTAGCTTCGATGATAGTTTGACCCCAATGCAAATGACCTTATCAAGGTTTTTGCGGTTGATCTTGATCACCTTGATGCCGTCCACTGGCTTGTAATAGTTCATTGGACTCTCCCTATTGTTATGCGGGGCCTCTTCCTTTTGTTGACGCTGGATATGGGCAAGGTCGGCGGCGGCCACTGTGATCGTGCAGGTCGTGCCTTCTTGCTCATAGAGGTAGGCCCCCTGGGAGGTGGAATCCATAGTTACAACTCTCCACGGGGGCCAGGCCTCTTGAGCTTTAGGCAAGCGTAatgggtatggccatgaacttcgcataataCGGCCGCCGGAGCAACAGATGATAGGTGC includes these proteins:
- the LOC136526581 gene encoding zinc finger protein ZAT2-like; translation: MAYGQYLAGGMGAPPGGGGEDPNRPWRPMSSHEADAVPAAAQQRKKKAASRNRSRNESGDGPHPCPVCDRRFDCRKAVHGHQRSHPERAWRGMAPLAEPPVVAVTADGRQLRYVCESCGAQFETRQALGGHRASHNGRLGCYWLSRQHQDGPAQQVVMPLDLNEPPPEQQQDDEDKEKEKEE
- the LOC136526580 gene encoding uncharacterized protein — translated: MGCGRGQGQLLLLLLLLLLPLPSSPSSSSSPPLPAGVGGPAWASWPRSATRGRGGGGWRGRGQAPARGTGRGCGGRRAVWGRGAGCGARFVARERGAGYGARRGEGWWAAAAVGGERCGGGCGRGTWGGEGGARHGEERRGRAGG